The following coding sequences lie in one Miscanthus floridulus cultivar M001 chromosome 9, ASM1932011v1, whole genome shotgun sequence genomic window:
- the LOC136483659 gene encoding caffeoyl-CoA O-methyltransferase-like isoform X1, whose amino-acid sequence MASTGAGEGNKTAAGSSLHSKTLLKSQSLYQYILESTVFPREPDCLRELRVATATHPMAGMAASPDEVQLLGLLIEMLGAKNAVEVGVFTGYSLLATALALPDDGKIVAIDVTRESYDQIGLPVIQKAGVAHKIDFHVGLALPVLDQMVAEEVNKGWFDFAFVDADKVNFLNYHERLLQLVRVGGLIAYDNTLWSGSVVASPDEPLAAATREFNVAIAADPRVHVCQIAIADGLTLCRRVA is encoded by the exons ATGGCTTCCACCGGCGCTGGAGAAGGCAACAAGACGGCTGCTGGGAGCAGCCTCCACAGCAAGACCCTCCTCAAGAGCCAATCACTGTATCAG TACATACTGGAATCCACCGTGTTCCCGCGCGAGCCGGACTGCCTGCGGGAGCTTCGCGTCGCCACCGCCACCCACCCCAT GGCTGGCATGGCGGCGTCGCCGGACGAGGTGCAGCTGCTGGGGCTCCTGATCGAGATGCTCGGCGCCAAGAATGCCGTCGAGGTCGGCGTCTTCACCGGCTACTCGCTGCTCGCCACCGCCCTCGCCCTCCCTGACGATGGCAAG ATCGTGGCCATCGACGTTACCCGCGAGAGCTACGACCAGATAGGATTGCCGGTGATCCAGAAGGC CGGCGTGGCGCACAAGATCGACTTCCATGTCGGGCTCGCGCTGCCCGTGCTGGACCAGATGGTGGCCGAG GAGGTGAACAAGGGCTGGTTCGACTTCGCGTTCGTGGACGCGGACAAGGTGAACTTCCTCAACTACCACGAGCGGCTGCTGCAGCTGGTCAGGGTCGGGGGCCTCATCGCCTACGACAACACGCTGTGGAGCGGCTCGGTGGTCGCGTCCCCCGATGAGCCGCTCGCCGCGGCCACCAGGGAGTTCAACGTCGCCATCGCCGCTGATCCCCGCGTGCACGTCTGCCAGATCGCCATCGCCGACGGGCTCACGCTGTGCCGCCGCGTCGCCTGA
- the LOC136483659 gene encoding caffeoyl-CoA O-methyltransferase-like isoform X2, with translation MASTGAGEGNKTAAGSSLHSKTLLKSQSLYQYILESTVFPREPDCLRELRVATATHPMAGMAASPDEVQLLGLLIEMLGAKNAVEVGVFTGYSLLATALALPDDGKEVNKGWFDFAFVDADKVNFLNYHERLLQLVRVGGLIAYDNTLWSGSVVASPDEPLAAATREFNVAIAADPRVHVCQIAIADGLTLCRRVA, from the exons ATGGCTTCCACCGGCGCTGGAGAAGGCAACAAGACGGCTGCTGGGAGCAGCCTCCACAGCAAGACCCTCCTCAAGAGCCAATCACTGTATCAG TACATACTGGAATCCACCGTGTTCCCGCGCGAGCCGGACTGCCTGCGGGAGCTTCGCGTCGCCACCGCCACCCACCCCAT GGCTGGCATGGCGGCGTCGCCGGACGAGGTGCAGCTGCTGGGGCTCCTGATCGAGATGCTCGGCGCCAAGAATGCCGTCGAGGTCGGCGTCTTCACCGGCTACTCGCTGCTCGCCACCGCCCTCGCCCTCCCTGACGATGGCAAG GAGGTGAACAAGGGCTGGTTCGACTTCGCGTTCGTGGACGCGGACAAGGTGAACTTCCTCAACTACCACGAGCGGCTGCTGCAGCTGGTCAGGGTCGGGGGCCTCATCGCCTACGACAACACGCTGTGGAGCGGCTCGGTGGTCGCGTCCCCCGATGAGCCGCTCGCCGCGGCCACCAGGGAGTTCAACGTCGCCATCGCCGCTGATCCCCGCGTGCACGTCTGCCAGATCGCCATCGCCGACGGGCTCACGCTGTGCCGCCGCGTCGCCTGA